Below is a window of Leishmania braziliensis MHOM/BR/75/M2904 complete genome, chromosome 16 DNA.
acagaaCTACGCGGCAAGACAggctcctctccctcctcccttccccccacccgGCACTTCATGAGCAAACTCCCCACCTGTACTCTACCGACCGATGGATACTCTGGCGGAGAGATCGACTGACAGCCCCCACATACGCCCGTGCGATGGGGGGCtgtctgcgtgtctgtgcctgAGCGGGTGGGGCTATTCaagcgacagagagagagagagagacttgTCCATGTATGCAGCCACGTTCACAGATTCCTTCACGTCCACTggtaagagagggagggagggggggggtgccttTATTCCATAGCGCCAAGCTTAAGGGCCTCACCAACATAAAAATCAGaaacgacacacacacacacacacacacacacacacacgcacgcagcaacagcaagagCAAACGATGGTGCGCCCATACATCCCCCTAGTCGCACGCCGCCATCCCCAACACCTCTCCCAACTGGTGCGCACCGCGTGAAACGGCCGCAGATACGCCTTCGTACCGAGGAGAATCAAATCACAAGCTCCTCCGTGAAGCAGCGGAAACAACAACTAACGCCAAGACGTCAGTGCGCTTTaaggggaggaggtcgtAGAGTACAGCGTGCACGCGCTGTCCACCTCAGGCAAGGTTCTTCTCGATGACATCGCGCAAGATCTGTGGGTCCTGGCCCACCTTGACAAGTGCTGTTCCGACGCGAGGCCGCTCACCAACCATGATGGCCGAGCTGATGGAGCTCAACTCGTCGCTGATGCCGCGCGTCAGGGCTGTGTGCAGGAAGCGCTTTGACGACGCGAATGTCATCTGGAAGAGCGGGCTGGCGCTGTGGGAGATGACACCGGTAAAATTGTAGTTTTCCCAAATGCCacggtgcgtcgctgcgtcgGCGATGAGAGTGAGGTGGTGGTAGTCGACGGAGTAGCGCTTGAAAAGCTTCTCCAGCTCATCGAAGAGAGCTTTGTAGCCGCTTTCCACGCCAAAGGAGGTGCACATGTCGCGGATGTCGGTGGACCGCGCCCTCTTCACTTTGATAGCGCGTGCGCGGACGGTGAAGAGGGCGAGGAACGCCGTCACGCTGCGGATGGTCGCCGCGGGGCCCTGGAAAACCATCTCGCCACACGTCGGGTCCTCGGCCTTGCGCGTGTACGAGACGGCGTCAAACTGCGTGAGCCACGAAGGGAACGTCTGTCGGACCAGCACACTCTCGAGCACATCCGGGATGACGGCGACCACCTGGTCTGATGTCTGTATCGACACGTTCACTATGAAAAAATCTTCCGGCAGCGCCACAACGCCGTCGCGGGTGGCCGCtgtccgcagcagcggcgcgatCTCGACCCGGTACTTCTTGCTGCCGTACATGACGCAGATTGTGGGAAAGCAGTCGTAGCTCATCGTGCCGGATGCTGTGGCAGCCACCTCGCTGTTGACGCCGCCGTTCCTGGAGCTCTTCCAGAGCGATCCGTTGccgtcctcgtcttcctcctcgttgtcgtcctcctctgctcGAGACTTCTTGCACAGGGGactgttgccgctgccgctgccgcccttgCGATGCCGCGAGCCGTCCGCGGcgtccgccacctcctcgtcatcgtcctcgtCACTAGCGCTGCTACCGCCGTCGTTGTCCCCTTCTGGGATCAAGTCATCCCGACCAAGCTCACTGCCAGTGGCAGACGGCGCCAAGGCGGCCCCAAGCGCCGGCGTGTTCATCTGCGTGGACTGCTCGTcgatgtcgtcgtcgttgtcactcatgccaccgccgccggctgcagcgccgctgtcgtccaCCTGAGAAGATGGGTCTTGCGTCGTCCCACGCATCGGTCCGCAGGCGCCCTCGCGCTCGTCCTTCGAGCGACCCCGCAGTGCAGTCACTACTTGTCGGGCAAAGCTCTTCAGGGTCTGTGTAAAAGACTGAAGGTGCTCGGCTCGCGACATGCACATGGTGTGCTGCTTTCGCACAAGAAGCACCttggagaagaggagggcaacCGTCACCTGCGTGCCCTCGGCGCTGCGGGTGACGTGGTAGTGGTACCCTGGGGTCGTGTGCGCCCTCGTCGTGGCACCGCTGTCCGtggccgcggtggcagccgcAGAAACAGGTACGCGGGCCATACAGTCTGTCAGCCGTGTCGCTACGCCGGCCTGCAGAATGCGCGAGATCGCCTCCTCGTCAGTCTccgtcgccttctccaccggCACCACAATTGCCACCTTCTGCACAGAGGCGTAGATGAGCAGCTCGCGAAGGCGCGGAATACCCTCCGTCACGTGCGTCACAGTTGACCCGGCGCTGTGGAACGTGTTGAGCGTCATCTGCGTTGACGGCTCTCCAGCGGCCTGAGCCGCCAGCAGACCGACGGGCTCTCCAGCGTCGCAGTAGGCCCGcacccgccgccgcgtcgttAGCTCCGTCATGACGTCGCGGTAGTACCGGATACTCTCCTCACGCttctcgcgcagcttctcgCTCAAGACGCCGTTCTTGGCCCATCGTGCGACTTGTGACACCTTCTTGAAGAGCGGGTACTGCGCCTTGGTCTCCAGGTACGTGTCAAGACTCGCCTTGTAGTGGGCAGGGAGTGGGtcgcgctgcgcctccgcctccagcaATGCACGCTGTGCCGCACGCATCGCCGCAGCCGTCTCGTAGGCGCGCTCGCGCTTGCTGCCATGGTTGTtgcgcaacgccgccgcctcggcctcttcctcgcccgTCATCACGCCAGTGCTCACGTTCATCTTTCGACCGAGGTCGACGCAGTTGTCCTTGACAACCTCCCACGCCTGCAGGGACGAGGTCCGCATCGGGTCGAGCCCGTCACCACCGTAGAGGAACTGTATCACACTGCCGTTGGCGTCGCGCACGGAGTGGTCCCACTGCACGACGAGGCTCTCCAGACCCTTGACtaggcaccgctgcaggtgaCCAGAGCGGGAGGTCTTGACGGCCGTGTCGATGAGCCCATCTCGACCGGCCATGGCGTGAAAGGTGTACTCTGCTGGTCGAATGCCGGAGGTAAAGCGGCCAATCGCGTAGCCCAGCGAGCGAGCTCGCTTCTCCGCAACAAAGAACGACGGCAATGTCTTGCCCGAGTTCATGCGCTTCACCCGGCGCCCGTCGAAGAGTTGCTGGCCAAGACCGAGCGACATCTGAATTGCATTCGTGTTGCTACCCTTTGCACCCGACATGGTCATGGTCAGCAGTTGGTTTTGCGGGAAAGGCCGCAGCATGCGTCCTGGCACGAATTCTTTCTGGAGGTTTGTCGCCATCCCCATGATTACCGGCATCACCCTCGCCTCGTCGTCGGGGAGGCTGAGGGGTGCATTGTCtagctcgcgcagcagcgccgtacGCCGCTCCTCTTGCAAGAGGATCATGTCATCCATGCCAATGGAAAAGCCTTCGCGCTGCAGGCTCATAGACAGCACGCGACCAAGCGCGCCGAAGAGCACGCCAACCATGTGCGGCCCGTAGATTTCGTGAATGACGTGCACGACGGAGAGGTTGCAGGAGCCAAGTTGGTTCTTGCACAGGATGCCGGTGATGAGCTCACTCTCAAAAAACTGCACGTGGCCATCCTCCATGCACTTGCGCGAGGCCGAAACGAGCTCACCGGTGTGGGGGTCCGTGGTGGTGTAGGTGTTCGGCTGGATGAGAGAGGTGCCGTGCATGCTGACACCATTGCTCTTGCGCGTGCCGCCACGACTTTCCACCACGCCAGTCACGTAGCGGACAATCGCAGAAATGAGTTGCTTCCCCGTCCATAAGGGATGCGGCTTCAGTACTGCGGGCATCGGAATCAGCTCTGTCAGCGTTGCGTTCGGGCTGAGCGGGTTGCCGTGCTTCTGCATGTACGGTGCGATGCCGTTGTAAACAAACTGCACAAATGTGTGGTGCGGCAGGAATTTGTCGCGGAGGGTCAGCAGCACCCCGGCGACCACGTGGTCCTGGATAAAGCCGCGGATCGGCTTGCCAGACGTCGGGACGAGGTAGTTGAGGTTGGCGTCCATCAGACACTCAAGCTCCGCCCTTGCCTCGAGGCTCTGCACGACGTGAATGTTCATCTCGTCCCCGTCAAAGTCGGCGTTGTACGAGCTGCCGTTAACATAGTGGAAGCGGAGTGTCTTCAAGCCGGAGAGCACTTTGGCACGATATGCCATCATGGATACCTTGTGCAGGGTCGGCTGGCGATTGAAGATGAGGTGGTCGCCATCGAGGATATGCCGGTGGACCGTGAGGGAGCCGGTCTGTGCCATCGCAAAGTACTTCatggcgtgctgccgccgaaTCAGCTCCGGCACGTGCAAGTCCACGAAGCGCGTCTCACCGCTCGTCAGGCTAATTTCCAGGTGAGTGGCGCCCGGATACATATCTGGGCCGTTCATGACGCACCGCTTGAGGAACAGCATGCGCGCTGGTGAGTAGCTGCACACCAGCTCCGGGAAGGTCAACGCGCGGGCGAAGGGGCGGGGCAGTAGCACCTCGTTTGGCTCCAGCAAGTAGTCGGGTGAGATGACGCTACGGCATGCTTGGTTCACCCGCTTGCCCATCATGTGCATGCGGAACAGGCCTTCCTTCTTTGCAAAGCTCTCCAGCACGTTGGTGtacacctccgccaccttggcCTGCAAGTTCCGCAGGTTGTGCTCCTGTGCAATTTCTTGTGCTGTGCTGACGAGGTTGTGCTCTGGGGTGGAGTTGTTTGCGAGGACGTAGTACGCCTCGATCTGCTCGACAAACTGGAGGACATCAGATAGGGCACGTGTGCCGGCGTCAGGGACAATGCTGCCGGACTCGGAGACCTGCACGCCCGAAGACAGGCGcaggggcagcggcggcacgaGCAGCTTGTCCACAAAGAACACCTTGTAGTAGTACATTGACGGGAGCGAGCAGGCGTACGGCATGCTTAGGGTGGCCTCACCGAGGTGTGGGTAGAGGGCTGCAAGAATGGTGGACTCGCGCTGGCACAGCTGCTTGATGTGCTCTCGCGCCCACGATGTGCGGAAGTACGTATGACTGCGCCCCTGGCGACGGTTCATCTCTTCCCATtcccgcagctgcgtcaCTGTCAGCCCGCCGTTTGCCACGTTGAAGTCCGCGTTCTTCTTGTTGAAGTAGAAGAAGAGGTGTCCATTCTTTGTCGTGATGCGAGGTGAGATGCCCTGGCAGTGCGCGCAGACGTTGCCAAACTCGCGGAAGCTGCGCAGTGCCTGCTTGCAGATCTCGTTGCGGACGTCCAAGACCGGCTTGAGGAAGCCGTCACCGCTGCCATTCACGTGCGCCGACACGCTAGCTGCACCGGTGTCTCTATCATCGCCGCGGGCCCCCATCTTGCCTGCCGTAGCCCCAGGGGGAAgtggtgcagcggcaccgcggcggcgcagctgcatgtCGATGTGATCCAGCATAAGAGGAATGTCGTTGATGACGGTCTCGTTCGCGTCACGGCGGCGTCGGCTGCGCATGTCCTGTCCGCGGGCGTTTGCCACCATGTCCAGGAACCGCAGTGCCTCGCCGATCAATCCGCAGTCGACGAGGCGCAGTGCCTGCTGGTAGCGGATCACGTCGAACTCGGGCACGCGGAAGCGGTGGCAGAAAAAGCATTcggcctgcagcagctgctccacctcctggGTGAGGTGTGGGTTAATGACACTAAGGCGTTCCTGTGAGCGGTTCGGGTCGTTTGGGTAGCGACGCGGCATACTGATGTACCCGTAGTGGCCCTGGCAGCGTTCATTGCCATATTTGGAGTTGAGCGTATTGCAGCACGTCGAGCACGCCTGCGGAGGGAACGTGCGGGCATCAAAGTTGCCCATGCGCGTGTCGTAGAACGTGGCGTAAGTGCCGTCCCGCCGAACGGCCGGAGCCCACGGCGCCAGTCGATCCTCCTGCCcacagcgcacgcgcacctccaccAATGCGAGGCGTGCCATGTCCTCCGAGGTcatgagggagagggaaacaCCGCTCTTGCGCTCATGGacggtgcgcgtgcgcagaTCTCCCACGTACGCATGAAAGGGGAAAGCAGTGGTCAGAGACATCTGctagagagaggagagagaaggggggaagagagagaggggggggggtagcaGAATGAATAGTAgttggcgtgtgtgcgtgtgttgggAGGAGACGTCTGCCAGTGTTCGTCGCTTACAGCTTAAACTTTTAACCCCTTGATTAGTCGTTGGTTAGGTGAAaggaacacacgcacagaacgAGCGAGCGGGACAACAACACAGTGAGTGGAGAGGCAACACGTTTCGCAACCCGCCTGCACTGCtgtcttgtgtgtgtgcgtgtgtgtgtgtgtgtgtgcgtgcgtgggtgagtGTTATAAAGGGAGGCACACGTCAGAGAAGcggaagggaggaaaggggtgaGAGGGCGTGTTgaagcgagcgagagggcgaggtagagcagcaccgcgcaaGAATGCAAAGAGGTGCTGCCCACGCCGACAACGAGAGTCAAGAGCGCGATTGGTAAGCCGTGCGTGCGATGGCGGATGTTCTCCGCGCACAGTGGCCTCGGCGACGagcagaggaaaggagcagagaaggaggaaagacgcggtgggggagggaggagggctgTGAGGTTGGTGGGGGTAGAGTGTATCGTCCAACACTTGCCCATCACTACCCATACACTGAACGACCGCCCAAGTTTCACCAGTCCTGCCCTtatttcctctctcctcgtcccTTTCTGGCCCCACCTAGCATCGCTGCAATGCCCCGCTAAGAagtgagggggtgggcgtCGCCTTACCTACCTACCTACCTACTACTTTCCCCTAAGCAAGCGCCGAATTTGGTGTACTTTTAGCTACAAGCACAAccacacccacgcagcgAGGCCCACCATGGCGCGTGCACTAATGAATTCACCTAATACCACGCAGGCGCACATACAGAGCAGTCGGCGTCGCTGAAGACGACAAAGCGGCCGCCCATGTCAtcgacaccgccaccaccacagcgtcGCGTGCAGAGGTGCATTTTACCAACAGGCAGTCCCTATCAGAGAGCCACCGAATACAGTGCAACAAGCGAAAGCGCttacagagagagagagagagagagaaattaGGGCTCTGAAAAAGGAGCAATGGCACATGTCCTGGTCAAACAGCTTGAGGCGTCGCACCGGATGCGGACTGGGCGGAGGACGCGCGGCAGAGTTGGGATGacggtggggggagggggagtagGAGTAGGAGGGCAGCCGGGGACTGAAAGGAAGAACTGCGCAGGGGACGAAGGGGGCGGTGAACAGGAAAGAGACGGggtgaggtggtggagaagggaACTCGACaacgggggggggtggcgacAAGAGAAAGTggtctcctctttcctttgtgTTTGTTCAACAACCGACAAGAAGCAAAGcgggcggaggtgcagcagacAGAGACGCGCGCGCACTGCACACCCGAAAACGCCCTCCTCCGTTCTCCCTCCACACGTCACGCAaatgtgggggggggagaggagttCAGCAACACACCTGTGGAGTGAGCAATGAGTCACGACcaggcgaagaagcggcgcggggggtggtggtggtgacgacgAAATCGGCGGGAGGAGCAACGCTCACAGCGCCACGACAGCCCACGCCAGAATGTCGCCAAACTGAACAAATTCTTTACACGCCACTTCCAGGCTCCCCTGGTGGtgctcgcacacacacacacacacagagacgtgGCCACCCGCGCCTTGCTGTCTTGTAAATCCTCGTCCACGCTGCTCTGATCGACCACTCTCCACCCCGCTGTTCCTCTCTTGATAGCTC
It encodes the following:
- a CDS encoding putative DNA-directed rna polymerase I largest subunit; amino-acid sequence: MSLTTAFPFHAYVGDLRTRTVHERKSGVSLSLMTSEDMARLALVEVRVRCGQEDRLAPWAPAVRRDGTYATFYDTRMGNFDARTFPPQACSTCCNTLNSKYGNERCQGHYGYISMPRRYPNDPNRSQERLSVINPHLTQEVEQLLQAECFFCHRFRVPEFDVIRYQQALRLVDCGLIGEALRFLDMVANARGQDMRSRRRRDANETVINDIPLMLDHIDMQLRRRGAAAPLPPGATAGKMGARGDDRDTGAASVSAHVNGSGDGFLKPVLDVRNEICKQALRSFREFGNVCAHCQGISPRITTKNGHLFFYFNKKNADFNVANGGLTVTQLREWEEMNRRQGRSHTYFRTSWAREHIKQLCQRESTILAALYPHLGEATLSMPYACSLPSMYYYKVFFVDKLLVPPLPLRLSSGVQVSESGSIVPDAGTRALSDVLQFVEQIEAYYVLANNSTPEHNLVSTAQEIAQEHNLRNLQAKVAEVYTNVLESFAKKEGLFRMHMMGKRVNQACRSVISPDYLLEPNEVLLPRPFARALTFPELVCSYSPARMLFLKRCVMNGPDMYPGATHLEISLTSGETRFVDLHVPELIRRQHAMKYFAMAQTGSLTVHRHILDGDHLIFNRQPTLHKVSMMAYRAKVLSGLKTLRFHYVNGSSYNADFDGDEMNIHVVQSLEARAELECLMDANLNYLVPTSGKPIRGFIQDHVVAGVLLTLRDKFLPHHTFVQFVYNGIAPYMQKHGNPLSPNATLTELIPMPAVLKPHPLWTGKQLISAIVRYVTGVVESRGGTRKSNGVSMHGTSLIQPNTYTTTDPHTGELVSASRKCMEDGHVQFFESELITGILCKNQLGSCNLSVVHVIHEIYGPHMVGVLFGALGRVLSMSLQREGFSIGMDDMILLQEERRTALLRELDNAPLSLPDDEARVMPVIMGMATNLQKEFVPGRMLRPFPQNQLLTMTMSGAKGSNTNAIQMSLGLGQQLFDGRRVKRMNSGKTLPSFFVAEKRARSLGYAIGRFTSGIRPAEYTFHAMAGRDGLIDTAVKTSRSGHLQRCLVKGLESLVVQWDHSVRDANGSVIQFLYGGDGLDPMRTSSLQAWEVVKDNCVDLGRKMNVSTGVMTGEEEAEAAALRNNHGSKRERAYETAAAMRAAQRALLEAEAQRDPLPAHYKASLDTYLETKAQYPLFKKVSQVARWAKNGVLSEKLREKREESIRYYRDVMTELTTRRRVRAYCDAGEPVGLLAAQAAGEPSTQMTLNTFHSAGSTVTHVTEGIPRLRELLIYASVQKVAIVVPVEKATETDEEAISRILQAGVATRLTDCMARVPVSAAATAATDSGATTRAHTTPGYHYHVTRSAEGTQVTVALLFSKVLLVRKQHTMCMSRAEHLQSFTQTLKSFARQVVTALRGRSKDEREGACGPMRGTTQDPSSQVDDSGAAAGGGGMSDNDDDIDEQSTQMNTPALGAALAPSATGSELGRDDLIPEGDNDGGSSASDEDDDEEVADAADGSRHRKGGSGSGNSPLCKKSRAEEDDNEEEDEDGNGSLWKSSRNGGVNSEVAATASGTMSYDCFPTICVMYGSKKYRVEIAPLLRTAATRDGVVALPEDFFIVNVSIQTSDQVVAVIPDVLESVLVRQTFPSWLTQFDAVSYTRKAEDPTCGEMVFQGPAATIRSVTAFLALFTVRARAIKVKRARSTDIRDMCTSFGVESGYKALFDELEKLFKRYSVDYHHLTLIADAATHRGIWENYNFTGVISHSASPLFQMTFASSKRFLHTALTRGISDELSSISSAIMVGERPRVGTALVKVGQDPQILRDVIEKNLA